GGAATTCAGGGAAAAAACGATTGCTTTTCTGAAAGAGAACCGGCTGATCCATTCGGTATGTGATGAACCGCAGGCGGGAGAAGGATCGATTCCGTTTGTGCCAGTCAGTACACGAGAGGATAAGGTCCTTGTCCGGCTGCATGGCCGGAATACAGCCGGTTGGAAAAATACAGGTGGCGATGGTGATAAATGGCGCAAAATCCGGTATCTCTATGATTACTCGGAAGAAGAGCTCAAATGGCTGAGCCGCAAAGTGAAGCAGCTTGAAGAAGAAACAAAATCAGTTTACCTGATCTTTAACAATAATTCGGCCGGCAATGCAGCGCCGAATGCCAAACAATTTCAGCAGCTGCATGGCTTGGAGCCGAATGGATTGGCCCCTAAACAGCTGGGATTGTTCGAAGGGGACGATTGATGGAATATGCTCTGTTAGCCGGCATCGGCATGCTGTCGGGCATTATCGGGGCGCTGATTGGCCTGGGCGGCGGCGTTATTATAGTTCCCGCCCTTTTGGCGCTGTTTCCGGAACTTTCCCCGCAGAAGGTGGTCGGGCTATCTGTCATTACCATGATTTTTACCGGCTTATCTTCTGTTCTTTCCTATATTAAGGTTAAGACCGTCGACTACCGGAGCGGATTCATCTTTTTTGCAGGCAGTGCACCTGGAACAGTCGTTGGCGCATTCATCAATAAAAATATCGATCTGCCTTCATTCAACCTGTATTTTGGTCTGTTGCTTGTTTTATTGTCGGCCCTGTTGCTGCTTAGAGGCCGGTTAAAACCTGTCCGCTGGTTCATGGCGCATGGGACCGAGCGGACATTTACCGATAAGCAGGACCAGACTCATACATATGGCTATCCGATCTGGTTTGCGCTGCTGTTGACGTTTGCTATCGGCTGTGCGTCCGGTTTATTCGGAATCGGCGGGGGATCCATTCTTGTCCCGGCCATGATTTTGCTGTTTCTGTTTCCGCCGCATGTCGCTGTCGGTACTTCCATGCTGATGGTATTCTTATCAGCGGTCATAAATTCGGTCACCCACATCTCACTAGGCAATGTCACGTGGCTGTATGCAGCCGCTTTAGTGCCGGGCGCTTATATCGGTGCAAAAATCGGTGCTGCTTTGAATCAGCGGCTGAATTCCGATGCGCTTGTTAATGTCCTGCGATTTGTCTTGCTGATTTTCGGTGTCCGATCTATCTTCAAAGGAATTTGGTGATTGTCTTGAATGAAACGATACACATTTATCATACGAATGATCTCCACAGTCATTTTGAACATTGGCCGCGTATTCATGCTTTTCTTCAGGAACGTAAACGCTGGCACGAGAAAGAGGGGGAAGTATGTCTTCTGCTGGATATTGGAGACCATATTGACCGCTCTCATCCCTATACAGAAGCAACAGCCGGCCTGGGAAACGTTGAAATGCTGAACGACTCTCATTACGATGCTGTCACAATCGGGAATAACGAAGGCATTACACTGTCCAAAAAAGAACTGAATCTTCTTTACACACAAGCGGATTTTGACGTGATTGTCGGGAATCTGTTCCATCCTGATGGAGAGCGGCCAAACTGGGCAAAACAGCATCATATTCTGACGACAGCAGGCGGCACGAGGATCGGATTGATTGGCGCCACTGCAGAATTCACGCCATTCTACGAACGGCTCGGCTGGAAAGTGACACCTGGAAGAGAAGCACTCATTGAAGCGGCAGCAGCTATCAGAGCAGAGGCGGATATCATTATTTGCTTATCTCATCTTGGCATCAGGGAAGATGAAATTCTGGCAGCTGAAAGTAATGACATTGATATTATTCTTGGCGCACACACACATCATGTTTTTCATGAAGGAAAGCAGATCGATGCAGTCCTGCTCGGGGCAGCGGGAAAGTTTGGTGCATATATCGGCCATGTGACAATTGAAGGCGAACATAGCAGCCGGGCGCGGCTTGTTGAAACGGCATCCTTACCGGAAGCGGAGCCGGAGTTCAATCACCGATTGCTTTCCTACGGGAAAGACATGCTGAGTGATCCGGTTTTTTCCAATCGGCGTCTGTTAAAGGCGGAATGGTTCAAGGACTCGGAAATGGCGGATGAGTTCGCTGAAGCGCTTCTATTGTTTTCCGGTGCTGATTGTGCCATGTTCAATGCCGGAATCTTCATGAAAGACTTAAAAGAAGGGATTGTGACCCGATTTGATTTCCATCAATTACTGCCACATCCGATCAATCCATGTCTGATTGAATTGTCGGGTGCGGAGCTGCGGGAAATCTATCTCGAATCATTAAACAGCGAGTGGCCGGAGATTCAACTGAAAGGCCTCGGTTTCCGGGGAACGGTGATGGGCAAGATGATTCACCGGGAATTGCAGATGAACGGCCATACGCTTGAAGTGCAAGGGAATGCGGTTCAACCGGATCACACATACCGATTGATCACGCTTGATATGTTCACGTTCGGTCATTTCTTTCCATCGCTGAAGCGGGCGCAGAAGACGTATTTTATGCCGGAGTTTCTGCGGGACGTATTTGCACTGTATTTTCAAAAGCGATTCTAACGAAAAGACTTGATTAATCGGAGAGCACCTGATAACATATTGAAGAATTGAATAGTGATGGGTAGAGGCTGCAACATTCATCAGTACCGCATGCGAGGATGACAACAATGACCATGTGGGAAAGGGAGGTTTGCCGAAGCTGATCGTCCGGAGTCACCGGAGGTCGGGCTGGGGCCATTCTGAATAAGAATGGCACTGTCATTTGTGCGGGAAGATGCGCATGAATGGAGAGCTACAGACCGGTGCTGGACTATGCCCCGGTGACGGAAAAGCCGACTGCCTCTCTACAGGATGCAGCCGGCTTTTTGCGTTTCTGTTTATCTGTCACAACAACAGGAGGAATTATTACATGGAGAACACAATCTTTTCAATCCTGCCGCCAATATTGGCAATCGCAATGGTACTGCTTACACGGCGCGTGCTGTTGTCGCTTGGCGTCGGGATTCTCGCAGCTGCACTGATTCTTGGTTCGTTTGCACCCGGGGCTTCAGCAGAAGCTCTCTGGAGCTCGTTTGCTGTAACGTTCTGGGATGGCGGATTCAATGCCTATAATGTCTATATCATTTTATTTTTACTGCTGCTCGGGATTATCACTGCATTTGTCAGTCTGTCAGGCGGCAGCCGGACATTTGCAGACTGGGCAGCTGCACGGGTTAAATCACGCCGCGGCGCTAAACTGCTGACCGTGTTTCTAGGCATCTTAATTTTCATCGATGATTATTTCAATGCACTGGCAGTTGGCCAGGTTTCCCGGCCGATCACAGACCGCTACAAGATCTCCAGAGCAAAGCTTGCTTACTATATCGACTCAACAGCAGCACCGGTCTGTGTGGTCTCTCCGGTCTCCAGTTGGGGAGCGGTTATCATTGGAATGGTTGGCACGATTCTGGCCGGCCAGACATTGCTGGATTATACTGCGCTTGAAGCGTTCCTATGGATGGCGCCGATGAACTTTTATGTTATTGCAGCTCTGGCTATTGTATTCTTTACTGCGTTTTCCGATACTGATCTCGGCGAAATGAAGAAACATGAAGAACGGGCGCTGACTTCAGGGGAACTTTATGATCCTGCCAAACCTATTCCAGGTGAACTGAAGGAAGAATTTCCGGAGCATGGCCACGGGAAAGTGCGCGATCTCGTACTGCCGATTGTACTGCTGATTGCCGGTACTGTGGCTGCGATGCTGTGGACCGGTTATCAGAACGGCGGTCAGGTGCTGGATGTTTGGGTCATGTTTGAAAATACGGATGTACCGGCTTCACTCCTCGCCGGCGGACTTGCGGGAGCATTGACTGCAATCGGGCTCTATGCCCTGCAGATCGGCCGTAACAGCGAAGCTAAACCTGTCTGGATCGGAAAAGGCATCTGGGCAGGGATCAAGTCCATGTGGACAGCTGTGGCGATACTGATCCTGGCATGGTCGCTTGTGTATCTGATCAGTGGCCTGCAAACCGGTGAATACTTGGCGAATATCGTGACGGCATCCAACCTTCCGGTCGGTCTGCTTCCGGTAATTCTGTTCCTGCTCGCAGGTGGAATGGCCTTTGCCACTGGAACTTCCTGGGGGTCATTCGGCATTCTGCTTCCGGTTGCCGGTACAATCATGATTGAAGCGCAAGTGCCGGAACTGCTGCTACCTGCCTTATCTGCAGTGTTGGCAGGCGCTGTATTCGGCGATCATTGCTCACCGATCTCTGATACGACTATCCTGTCATCTACCGGTGCTGGCAGTAACCACATCGACCATGTGGTGACGCAATTGCCGTATGCATTGACTGCGGCGGGAATTGCGGCGGTTGGCTATTTGCTGATTGGTCTGACCGGTTCCCTGACACTGGCACTTGGCACAGTTGTAATCTTGCTTGCCGGATTGTTTTTCTTCTGGTCGAAGCGGGACAACCACGTAACGCTGAAAAGTCAGTTAAGCTAAAAAAGTACTCCCTATATCAAACGGTTAATACGTTTGGTGTAGGGATTTTTATTATTGCAGTCATAGCTTTAAAATCTGGGAAAATGACCTTTACTTTAAACAGAAGCATCGTTATACTGATTTTAGATTAGTTAAATAATCTGAATTTAAACAAACTTCCTATTTTTTCTCAATTGGAAATAGGAAAATTGAAGGAGGAAAATTTATGGAACGTTCACAATGGGGAACGAGAGCCGGTTTTATATTGGCTGCGGTCGGTTCTGCAGTCGGTCTCGGTAACATATGGCGTTTCCCTTACGTGGCCTATGAAAATGGTGGGGGCGCATTCTTTATTCCTTATTTGTTTGCCTTGCTGACTGCAGGGATTCCCATTCTCATCATGGAATTCACGATAGGCCATCGGTACCGCGGATCAGCTCCGCTGTCATTTTTCAGGATGAAAGGCAAGGCGGCAGAATGGCTTGGCTGGTGGCAGATATTTGTTTCATTTGTTATTTCTACATATTACGCTGTCATCATAGCCTGGGCGATGCGCTACACCTTCTTCTCATTTGACCAGGCATGGGGTACGGATACAGAAACATTCCTGTTTGCGGATTTCCTGCAGCTGGACGTAGCTCCGGGAGAGACAGGCGGCATCGTTTGGGGGATATTTGTCCCGCTTGCAATCGTCTGGATCATATCACTTGGCATCCTGCTTGCAGGTGTCAAAAAAGGGATTGAGCTCGCGAACCGGTTCTTCATTCCGACACTCGTAATCCTATTCATGATCATTGTTATTCGGGCTGTCACGTTACCAGGCTCTGAACTTGGTTTGACTGCATTCTTTCAACCGGATTTCGACCGCATCTGGGATCCGACGGTATGGGTCGCAGCATATGGGCATATCTTCTTTAGCTTATCCATCGCATTTGCGATCATGATCACATATTCAAGTTATCTCCCGAAGAAATCGGATATCACGAATAACGCGTTCATCACCGGGTTTGCAAACTCCGGGTTCGAACTTTTGGCCGGTATCGGTGTTTTCGCTGCACTCGGTTTCATGGCAGCACAGAGCAATGTTGCAGTAGAAGAAGTAGCGACAGCCGGCGTTGGTCTTGCGTTCGTCGTGTTCCCGCAAATCATTAATGAACTTCCGGGACTGAATGGTATCTTTGGCGCTGTCTTCTTCTTCTCGTTGACGCTTGCCGGATTATCATCATTGATTTCGATTACCGAGACATATGTTGCAGGTTTCTCTGAAAAATTTGGTCTGTCGCGCAAAGTCGCTGTCTTAGTCGGCGGTGGAGCTGCAGCCCTGATCTCTATTCTCTTTGCGACGCAGGGCGGTCTATTTTTCCTGGATGTCGCCGATTATTTCATAAATCAATTCGGTGTTGCATTAATTGGACTGGTGGAAGTAGTTTTGGTCATCTGGATTTTCCGCAAGGCAACCGACCTGCAGGCTCATGCGAATTTGACATCGGATATCCGTCTCGGCGGCTGGTGGAAAATCTGTCTCGGTGTCATCACACCGCTAGTCCTCGGATATATGATGTTCGGATTGCTGACACAGAACTTGTTTCAGGAGTTTGATACGGAGACGGGCAACTACGAAGGATACACGAACACGTTCATCCTTTTCGGAGGGGCGGCAGTTGCAGTCGGTGCCCTCGTACTGGGAATTCTGTTCTCGATCGGCAAATGGCATCGTGACCATGTAGAATATGAAGAACAGTAAAAGGAGGTTTCACATATGACTGGAAGCGCAATTGTCATGATGGTAATCGGGATCGTCCTTTTATGGGGCGGTCTTGCAGCCAGCATCTGGAACGCAGTATCAAAATCGAAGCAGCGATAATGTGCAGAGCGTCTCTCAAAACGAGAGGCGCTTTTTTATGGACAGGCAGGCAGTTGTCGAGCGGACAGCTTTGTGATAAATTGACATCAGGCTGTATTAGCGAACTGACAGTGCAGCAAATGGATGGTGAAGCGAAATGATCGTGCTGAATGACTGGGAATATGAAGTTATAGAAGATTACCGGGAAGGGTTTGAGGAAGAGGCCCTGAAAGCCCGGTACAGTGAAATCCTGGAGAAGTATGATTATATCCTGGGGGACTGGGGATACGGTCAATTGCGTTTGAAAGGATTTTTTGAGGATAACAGTCCAAAGTCGGCATATGATACGAAAATCAGCACACTTCAGGACTATTTATATGAATACTGTAATTTCGGCTGTTCATACTTCGTTCTCAAAAAGACGGAAAAAGTGAAAGAGGAACAAGTGCCGGAAAACCCTGTAGCGGAAGAGTAAAACTGTTATGGGGTTTTTGTCCGTGTCACTTTTACACCGTATAATAGGATAGTTGGGCTGATTTAGTCGCAGGATGAGGAAGGCTGGAGGAATAACCTATGTATTTTGTGGATCGCAGTAAAATTACAGCTACGCTGGCGTATATGGACCGGCTGCTGACAACATTTGAACAGAAAACTGAATGGCGGGGACTCTTGGATGAGTTAGCGCTTGAACGGCTTACGCTTAACGTTATTGAGAGTATAATCGATGTCGGAAATTCCATGATTGATGGATTTATCATGCGGGACCCGGGAAGTTATGAAGATATCCTGGATATTTTGCTGGACGAGAAAGTGATCAGTGACCCCATGCATCAGCCATTGCTGCAGGTTATTTCACTGCGGAAAATGCTTGTGCGGGAGTTTGCGGCTGCAAATCATGCTGAACTTATAGAAGTGCTGGTGGGGTCGATGAACTCACTGAAAGAATTCCGACCTCGCGTACAGGCCTATTTGACGGATGAGCTCGGGCCGGTTTCCGCCTTTTCGCCGGAGGAAGCAGAATGAAGCAGTATCGGGCCTATTGTCTGGATTTGGATGGAACAGTCTATCGCGGAAGGGAAGCTGTGGAAGGGGCAGTAGAGTTCATTTCCCGACTGCAGCAGGAAGGGTATGAGCCATTTTACGTGACCAATAATGCTTCGAAGACACAACAGCAGCTGGCAGAACGGCTCACAGGATTCGGCATCCGGGCTGAACCGGAACGAATTATGTCATCTGCGATTGTGGCAGCTAAGTATATCCGGCGTCATCTGCCCGGTAGACGTGTGTATATGATTGGCAGTGACGGGCTGAGTGATGCACTGAAGCA
Above is a genomic segment from Planococcus lenghuensis containing:
- a CDS encoding Na+/H+ antiporter NhaC family protein → MENTIFSILPPILAIAMVLLTRRVLLSLGVGILAAALILGSFAPGASAEALWSSFAVTFWDGGFNAYNVYIILFLLLLGIITAFVSLSGGSRTFADWAAARVKSRRGAKLLTVFLGILIFIDDYFNALAVGQVSRPITDRYKISRAKLAYYIDSTAAPVCVVSPVSSWGAVIIGMVGTILAGQTLLDYTALEAFLWMAPMNFYVIAALAIVFFTAFSDTDLGEMKKHEERALTSGELYDPAKPIPGELKEEFPEHGHGKVRDLVLPIVLLIAGTVAAMLWTGYQNGGQVLDVWVMFENTDVPASLLAGGLAGALTAIGLYALQIGRNSEAKPVWIGKGIWAGIKSMWTAVAILILAWSLVYLISGLQTGEYLANIVTASNLPVGLLPVILFLLAGGMAFATGTSWGSFGILLPVAGTIMIEAQVPELLLPALSAVLAGAVFGDHCSPISDTTILSSTGAGSNHIDHVVTQLPYALTAAGIAAVGYLLIGLTGSLTLALGTVVILLAGLFFFWSKRDNHVTLKSQLS
- a CDS encoding sulfite exporter TauE/SafE family protein, with the translated sequence MEYALLAGIGMLSGIIGALIGLGGGVIIVPALLALFPELSPQKVVGLSVITMIFTGLSSVLSYIKVKTVDYRSGFIFFAGSAPGTVVGAFINKNIDLPSFNLYFGLLLVLLSALLLLRGRLKPVRWFMAHGTERTFTDKQDQTHTYGYPIWFALLLTFAIGCASGLFGIGGGSILVPAMILLFLFPPHVAVGTSMLMVFLSAVINSVTHISLGNVTWLYAAALVPGAYIGAKIGAALNQRLNSDALVNVLRFVLLIFGVRSIFKGIW
- a CDS encoding bifunctional metallophosphatase/5'-nucleotidase; the protein is MIVLNETIHIYHTNDLHSHFEHWPRIHAFLQERKRWHEKEGEVCLLLDIGDHIDRSHPYTEATAGLGNVEMLNDSHYDAVTIGNNEGITLSKKELNLLYTQADFDVIVGNLFHPDGERPNWAKQHHILTTAGGTRIGLIGATAEFTPFYERLGWKVTPGREALIEAAAAIRAEADIIICLSHLGIREDEILAAESNDIDIILGAHTHHVFHEGKQIDAVLLGAAGKFGAYIGHVTIEGEHSSRARLVETASLPEAEPEFNHRLLSYGKDMLSDPVFSNRRLLKAEWFKDSEMADEFAEALLLFSGADCAMFNAGIFMKDLKEGIVTRFDFHQLLPHPINPCLIELSGAELREIYLESLNSEWPEIQLKGLGFRGTVMGKMIHRELQMNGHTLEVQGNAVQPDHTYRLITLDMFTFGHFFPSLKRAQKTYFMPEFLRDVFALYFQKRF
- a CDS encoding DUF86 domain-containing protein, which encodes MYFVDRSKITATLAYMDRLLTTFEQKTEWRGLLDELALERLTLNVIESIIDVGNSMIDGFIMRDPGSYEDILDILLDEKVISDPMHQPLLQVISLRKMLVREFAAANHAELIEVLVGSMNSLKEFRPRVQAYLTDELGPVSAFSPEEAE
- a CDS encoding sodium-dependent transporter: MERSQWGTRAGFILAAVGSAVGLGNIWRFPYVAYENGGGAFFIPYLFALLTAGIPILIMEFTIGHRYRGSAPLSFFRMKGKAAEWLGWWQIFVSFVISTYYAVIIAWAMRYTFFSFDQAWGTDTETFLFADFLQLDVAPGETGGIVWGIFVPLAIVWIISLGILLAGVKKGIELANRFFIPTLVILFMIIVIRAVTLPGSELGLTAFFQPDFDRIWDPTVWVAAYGHIFFSLSIAFAIMITYSSYLPKKSDITNNAFITGFANSGFELLAGIGVFAALGFMAAQSNVAVEEVATAGVGLAFVVFPQIINELPGLNGIFGAVFFFSLTLAGLSSLISITETYVAGFSEKFGLSRKVAVLVGGGAAALISILFATQGGLFFLDVADYFINQFGVALIGLVEVVLVIWIFRKATDLQAHANLTSDIRLGGWWKICLGVITPLVLGYMMFGLLTQNLFQEFDTETGNYEGYTNTFILFGGAAVAVGALVLGILFSIGKWHRDHVEYEEQ
- a CDS encoding YutD family protein is translated as MIVLNDWEYEVIEDYREGFEEEALKARYSEILEKYDYILGDWGYGQLRLKGFFEDNSPKSAYDTKISTLQDYLYEYCNFGCSYFVLKKTEKVKEEQVPENPVAEE
- a CDS encoding methionine/alanine import family NSS transporter small subunit, translated to MTGSAIVMMVIGIVLLWGGLAASIWNAVSKSKQR